TTATCTTGATCACTAAGTGTCAATTTCTTCAATAGATCAGGACGACGTGTGAAGGTCCGCTTTAGCGCCTGCTCTCTGCGCCAAACTTCTATATTAGCATGATGTCCACTTAATAACATATCTGGCACCTTCCAGCCGCGGAACTCTGCAGGACGTGTATAATGTGGATATTCAAGTAGTCCCGTGCTGAAAGAATCAGTCATCGCTGACATCTCATTTCCCAACACCCCAGGCAGAAGCCTCACCACGGAATCAATGACTGTCATTGCAGGCAGCTCACCACCTGTAAGCACATAGTCTCCAATGGACAGCTCATCTGTCACAAGATGCTCTCGTATACGTTCATCATACCCTTCATAATGACCACATACAAAGATTAAGTGCTCCTCCTGTGATAACTCCTCCGCCTTTTGCTGAGTGAACGTCTCTCCCTGTGGGCACATCAATATGACTCTTGGACGTCTCGAGGTGTTCGTAAGCAGGTCTTCAACCGCAGCAAAAATAGGCTCGGGCTTCAGCACCATGCCTCCGCCTCCGCCATAGGGCGTATCATCTACTGTATGGTGCTTACTAAGTGAATAATCCCGAAAGTTAATCGCATTCAAAGACACAATACCCTTATCATTCGCTTTACCTAGAATACTGCTACCGAACACACCTGTGAACATTTCGGGAAACAAGGTCAAGACATCTACCTTCATGATTACAACAATCCTTCCATCAGGTGAACCTTAACCTTTTGATTCTTCACATCTACATCCAGTACAACTTCATCAATAACAGGAATTAGAATATCAGGACCTGATGATGGCTTGATGACCCATACATCATTTGCACCTGGAGTAAGGATCTCCTTAATCACACCCAGCGCCTTATCTTGATCCTCATCTGTATACACAACACAGCCTATAATCTCGTGAAAATAGTACTCATTCTCTGGTAATTCCACTACATCATCCTTGGATACCTTCAGAATACTGCCCTTGTACTTCTCTACTTCATTGATGTTGCTGAATCCTTCCAATTTCAAAATGTACATTTCCTTATGAAAACGTACAGATTCTATGGTTATCCAAAAAGAATTACCCTCAGTTGGAATAAGAAACAATCGTTTCCCTTTAGCGAACCGCTGCTCAGGAAAATCTGTATGTGATAATACCTTGATTTCACCTTTAATTCCGTGAGTATTTACAAGTTTACCCACCGTTAATAATTGCTCTGACATATGACCCTCCTAAAATAACCCCACCAAGTGGAGACTATACTTCAAAGCGGAAACATTGCGTTAAAAACCTATTCTATCATCTTCAGCATGTACGAAAAAGGGTTAGGACATGCATCCTAACCCACTTTTGTATATCTTAAGATATAATATCCACGGTTATACGTTTTTCCATTTTAACTGCTGCAGATGTGACTACCGTGCGCAGTGCCTTAGCAATCCTACCCTGCTTGCCTATGACTTTGCCTACGTCATTAGGATGAACAGACAATTCATAGACAACGAGATGATCCTTCTCCACCGTCGTGACGGTCACATCTTCAGGATGATCCACCAAAGCCTTAGCAATAACACTAACTAATTCTTCCATAGATACCCTCACATTCAGTTATTATTTCTGTAACTTAAGGTCATGGAATTTTTTCATTACTCCTGCTTTGCTAAGCAAGTTACGAACTGTATCGGATGCTTGCGCACCGTTTTGAAGCCAAGTCAGTGCTTTATCTTCATCGATTTTAACTACTGCCGGTTGTTCGATCGGATTGTAGTAACCAATTTCTTCGATAAAACGACCATCACGCGGGGACCGAGAATCCGATACCACGATACGGTAGAATGGCGCTTTATGTGCTCCAATGCGTTTAAGACGAATACGAACTGCCATGAAATTCACCTCCTTCAATAAATAAAATAGTTATGCTTAACGGAATGGAAACTTCATACCGCCTTTACCAGCTAAGCCCTTCAGCTGTTTCATCCCTTTTCCTTTGGGACCTTTAGGTCCCATCATATCCGAGAACTGCTTCATCATACGACGCATTTCATCGAACTGTTTGATCAGGCGATTCACTTCGGCAATATTAGTACCACTACCTGTTGCAATCCGTTTGCGACGATTATGGTCGATCATATTAGGATGTTGCTTTTCTTCCTTAGTCATAGAGAAGACAATCGCTTCAATTCGACCCATTTGCTTATCGTCTACCTTAATGTCTTTGGCTTGCTTCATCTTGCCCATACCAGGAATCATATCCATAATTTGATCGAGAGGTCCAAGCTTCTTCACTTGATCCATTTGCTCTAGGAAGTCATCAAACGTAAATTCCGCATTACGCATTTTACGTTCCATTTCCTTAGCTTTCTCAACATCAATGTTAGATTGAGCCTTCTCAATTAGAGAGAGCATGTCACCCATGCCTAGTATCCGTGAAGCCATCCGATCTGGATAGAAAGGCTCTAAAGCATCGATTTTCTCACCAAGTGCTGCGAATTTAATAGGACAACCCGTAACCGCTTTGACAGAAAGTGCGGCACCACCACGTGTATCTCCATCAAGTTTAGTGAGCACAACACCGGTAAGTGCTAGCATGGTATTGAAATTCTCAGCCACATTAACTGCATCTTGTCCAGTCATTGCATCTACAACAAGTAACACCTCATCAGGGTTAATCGCTGTGTGAATCTGGCGTAATTCCTCCATCAGCTCTTCATCAATGTGTAAACGTCCAGCCGTATCCATAATCAGATAATCATGTCCGTTATCCTCAGCGAATTTCAAGCCTTGCTTAGCAATTTCAACAGGGCTAACTTGATCACCTAATGAAAAAACAGGAACATTAATCTGTGACCCTAAAACTTCGAGTTGTTTAATGGCAGCAGGACGATAAATATCACCTGCAACGAGTAATGGACGAGAATTTTGTTTCTGAAGAAGCTTAGCCAACTTACCCGATGTGGTTGTCTTACCCGCACCTTGGAGACCGACCATCATAATAACCGTTGGTGGCTTATTAGACTTAACAAGCTTGGCCTGACTTCCACCCATAAGTTCAGTCATTTCCTTATTAACGATATCAATAATGACCATGCCTGGTGTGAAGCTGTCCATCACTTCTTTACCAATGGACTTCTCTTTGACCTTGGCAACGAATTCTTTCACCACTTTGAAGTTAACGTCCGCTTCCAAAAGAGCAAGGCGTACTTCACGCATCGCCTCGTTCACATCATCCTCTGACACTTTACCTTTGCCGCGAAGCTTACTGAACACGTTCTGTAATCGATTGGTTAATCCTTCAAATGCCATTCGCTGCCACCTCCCTTACCCTTTATTCATATATCTGTAGTTGATCCAGAATCTGGGTTATCTTTAGTTTCTGCTCCTGGTTAAGATCACAATCTTGAAGTATATTGCGAAGCTCATCCAGCTCATGATTGCGGCGTTCATATTTCTGTAGAAGATTTAACTTCTCTTCATACATTTCAAGAACATGTTCCGCACGTTTAATATGTTCATAGATTGCTTGCCGACTAATATTAAACTCAGCTGCAATTTCCCCAAGGGAAAAATCATCGTGGAAATAATATTTCAAAAACATCTGTTGCTTATCTGTAAGTAGGTATTCATAGAAATCAAACAACTGATTGATTCGGTTTGTTTTCTCGAGTCGATCTTCTTGACTCATCATAGGGGCACTCCCTTCGTCAAGGAAAAACACTTTACAGATCTTCAACGTCACTAATCATACATAAAAAAAAGAAAGATGTCAAGTACTTATCCTTGTCATCTTTCAAATTGAATTTAGTATGATCTAATTTTTATCCTCAAGCTGTGATTTGGACCTTATGTGACCTCTCATTGATTAGGTAGAAGGTACAAAAATACAGCTAGAAAATGGAGTACACTCCCTGCCAGTACGAACAAATGCCATACTGCATGGTGGAAAGGAAACCCCCGCCACACGTAAAATACTGTCCCAAGTGTATACATGATCCCACCTAAAGCAAGCAGTGTCATTCCACCTGTAGGAACTGCCGCTGTAAGAGGAACCCAAGCAATGACGATCATCCAACCCATAATGATATAAAAAATCGTGGACATAAACAGAAATTTTTTAACAAAGAATGCTTTGAACAAACAGCCTAGAATAGCAAAACCCCAAACGATC
The nucleotide sequence above comes from Paenibacillus sp. IHBB 10380. Encoded proteins:
- the trmD gene encoding tRNA (guanosine(37)-N1)-methyltransferase TrmD gives rise to the protein MKVDVLTLFPEMFTGVFGSSILGKANDKGIVSLNAINFRDYSLSKHHTVDDTPYGGGGGMVLKPEPIFAAVEDLLTNTSRRPRVILMCPQGETFTQQKAEELSQEEHLIFVCGHYEGYDERIREHLVTDELSIGDYVLTGGELPAMTVIDSVVRLLPGVLGNEMSAMTDSFSTGLLEYPHYTRPAEFRGWKVPDMLLSGHHANIEVWRREQALKRTFTRRPDLLKKLTLSDQDKKYLQQLARESE
- the rimM gene encoding ribosome maturation factor RimM (Essential for efficient processing of 16S rRNA), translating into MSEQLLTVGKLVNTHGIKGEIKVLSHTDFPEQRFAKGKRLFLIPTEGNSFWITIESVRFHKEMYILKLEGFSNINEVEKYKGSILKVSKDDVVELPENEYYFHEIIGCVVYTDEDQDKALGVIKEILTPGANDVWVIKPSSGPDILIPVIDEVVLDVDVKNQKVKVHLMEGLL
- a CDS encoding KH domain-containing protein, with product MEELVSVIAKALVDHPEDVTVTTVEKDHLVVYELSVHPNDVGKVIGKQGRIAKALRTVVTSAAVKMEKRITVDIIS
- the rpsP gene encoding 30S ribosomal protein S16; this translates as MAVRIRLKRIGAHKAPFYRIVVSDSRSPRDGRFIEEIGYYNPIEQPAVVKIDEDKALTWLQNGAQASDTVRNLLSKAGVMKKFHDLKLQK
- the ffh gene encoding signal recognition particle protein → MAFEGLTNRLQNVFSKLRGKGKVSEDDVNEAMREVRLALLEADVNFKVVKEFVAKVKEKSIGKEVMDSFTPGMVIIDIVNKEMTELMGGSQAKLVKSNKPPTVIMMVGLQGAGKTTTSGKLAKLLQKQNSRPLLVAGDIYRPAAIKQLEVLGSQINVPVFSLGDQVSPVEIAKQGLKFAEDNGHDYLIMDTAGRLHIDEELMEELRQIHTAINPDEVLLVVDAMTGQDAVNVAENFNTMLALTGVVLTKLDGDTRGGAALSVKAVTGCPIKFAALGEKIDALEPFYPDRMASRILGMGDMLSLIEKAQSNIDVEKAKEMERKMRNAEFTFDDFLEQMDQVKKLGPLDQIMDMIPGMGKMKQAKDIKVDDKQMGRIEAIVFSMTKEEKQHPNMIDHNRRKRIATGSGTNIAEVNRLIKQFDEMRRMMKQFSDMMGPKGPKGKGMKQLKGLAGKGGMKFPFR
- a CDS encoding putative DNA-binding protein, coding for MSQEDRLEKTNRINQLFDFYEYLLTDKQQMFLKYYFHDDFSLGEIAAEFNISRQAIYEHIKRAEHVLEMYEEKLNLLQKYERRNHELDELRNILQDCDLNQEQKLKITQILDQLQIYE